DNA from Arthrobacter sp. StoSoilB19:
AGCTTGGCCAGGAACGCGTAGAACCATTCCTCGTGCACGCTGCGCAGCGGCAGGAACCACATCAGCCAGTCCAGCCGCAGGTGGTACGGGGCCCACTGCCGCGGAATCCGGCGGACATCCCCGGGCTTGCCCTTGAAACCGTACTCGCGCCATTCCGGGTCGTCGTCGGGATCGTCGTCCAGCGTGCCTTCCACCACAATCTCGATGCGCTGCTTGGTCACGGTGCCGAACGCGCCGTAGGCGTTGACCAGCTGCCACCGGTTGAAGCTGGCATTCATCAGCTGCCGGCGGGAGAAGAGGTTCCGCAACGGCCAGTAGCTCAGGGCCAGCAGCAGGGCGGATGCTGCCAGGGTGATGGCCAGCCACCACAGCGGGGTCTCCTGCCGGCCTCCCGTGGCGGCGTCCCAGTCTGCCGGGATTGCCGGTATGACGGCGTGCGCCACGGGATCGCTGACGGCTGCAAACGCCAGCACGATTGCCATCCAGTTCAGCCAGGCGAAGTTGCCGCTGGCCACCAGCCACAGCTGGGTCACGACGACGACCCCCGCCGCCACGCCGGCCACCGGCTGCGGGGCGAACAGCAGGAACGGCACCACCAGCTGGGCGATGTGGTTGCCCACCACTTCAATACGGTGCAGCGGCTTGGGCAGGAGATGGGCCTGCCGGCTCAATGGCCCGGGCATGGGCTGGGTCTCGTGGTGGTAGTACAGGGCCGTCAGGTCCCGCCATTCCCGGCCACCGCGGATCTTGATCATTCCCGCCCCGAACTCCAGCCGGAACACCAGCCACACAATCAGGATCAGGATGGTCCGGGGCGGCTCCGTATGGTTGGAGCCCAGGAACGCCACGGTGAAGCCCGCTTCCAGGAGCAGCATTTCCCAGCCGAACCCATAGAACGTCTGGCCCACGTTCACGATCGACATGTACAGCAGCCACAGGGCCAGGAAGGCGATCATCGGGACCCACGGCGGCCCGGCCTGCGGTATCCCCGCCACGAGCAGCGCCGACACCACCAGGCCGCCGGCACAGACACCGCGAAGCAGCCTGTCCGAGTACCGCCAGCGGAACAGCGTTGGCCGGCGCAGGCGGGTGAATGCCGCCAGGAACTCCGGCACCGGGAGGAGGCCGCGCTCGCCGAGCAGGGCGGGAAACTGGTTCAGCGTGGAGAGGAAGGCAACGAAATACAATGCGGCAACACCCCGCTGCAGCACCTGCCGGGCAAATTCGTACTCCGGCGCATCAAACCACGTGAGCCAGTCCACGCAATCCACGTTACGCCCGGCCGTCCGCGGGTCAAGGCGACTAAGGCCCCTCTGCAGGCCAGGGGCGCAGGCAGGCCGGGAAGGGTGCGGGATACTTAAGCAATGCAGCCACGCAGAGTCGTCCTCCTAGGATCCACCGGTTCCATCGGCACCCAGGCGATTGACGTCGTCGACGGCGCCCCGCACCTGTTCGAGGTGGTGGCACTCAGTGCCGGGGGCGGCAACCTGGAACTCCTGGCCCGGCAGGCTGTCCACACCGGGGCCGCGGCCGTGGGGATCGCCTCCGGAGACCCCGGACGGCTGGAAGGCCTGATCCGCGACGCCGCCGCAGCGGCAGGCCGTCCGGAATACCGCCCGGAGATCGTGGCCGGCCCCGACGCCTCCGCCCGGATCGCCGCCGTCGAGGCTGACGTGGTGCTCAACGGAATCACCGGTTCCATCGGCCTGGCACCCACCCTGGCGGCCCTTAAGTCCGGAGCCACCCTGGCCCTTGCCAACAAGGAGTCGCTGATCGTGGGCGGCAGCCTGGTCAAGGCCGCGGCAAGGGACGGCCAGATCGTGCCGGTGGACTCGGAACATTCCGCGATTGCCCAATGCCTGCGTTCAGGCACCGCCGACGAAGTGGACAAGCTCATCCTCACCGCCTCCGGCGGACCGTTCCGGGGCAGGAGCCGGGACGAGCTCCACGACGTCACCCCGCAGCAGGCACTGGCCCACCCCACCTGGGACATGGGCATGATGGTCACCACCAACTCCGCCACGCTGGTCAACAAGGGCCTGGAGGTCATCGAGGCCCACCTGTTGTTCGATATCCCGTTGGACCGGATCGACGTGGTAGTCCACCCCCAGTCCATCGTCCACTCAATGGTCCAGTTCGTCGACGGCTCCACCATCGCCCAGGCCTCGCCGCCCGACATGCGGCTGCCCATCGCCCTGGGGCTTGGCTGGCCTGCGCGCGTGCCCAAGGCCGCCAGCCCGTGCGACTGGACCCAGGCCGCTACCTGGACCTTCGAGCCGCTGGACGCCGAGGCCTTCCCCGCCGTCGGCCTTGCCAAGGACGCCGCCCGGCAGGGAAGCACCTTCCCTGCCGTGTTCAATGCGGCCAATGAAGAGGCAGTGACGGCGTTCCACGACGGCCGGATCCGGTTTACCGACATCGTCGATACCGTGGACAGTGTGCTCAGCGAACACTCAGGTTCCTCCGGGCTGACGGTGGATTCAGTGCTGGATGCTGAAAGCTGGGCACGTGCCCGGGCCCACGAACGTTTAGCAGTCAGAAGTCTCTAGGAAGCAGCACCACCTCCATGACCCCTGTCCTACTTTTCATCCTCGGCGTCGTCTTCGTCGCCCTGGGTATTGCCGTGTCCATCGCGCTCCACGAGGTGGGGCACCTGGTGCCGGCCAAGCTCTTCAAAGTCCGCGTGACAAAGTACATGATCGGCTTCGGGCCAACGCTGTGGTCCCGCCGGAGGGGCGAAACCGAGTACGGCGTGAAGGCCGTTCCGCTGGGCGGCTACGTCTCCATGATCGGCATGTACCCGCCGAACAAGGACGACGGCTCGGTCCGCCCCTCCAGCACGGGCATGTTCCAGACACTTGCCACCGAGGCCCGCTCCATGGCCCACGAGGAAGTGGGGCCGGGCGACGAACACCGGGTCTTCTACCGCCTGCCGGTCTGGAAAAAAGTGATTGTGATGCTGGGCGGCCCGGCCATGAACATGATCCTTGGCGTGCTGCTCACCGCCGTGCTGCTGATGGGCTTCGGCATTGCCACCGCCACCACGACCATTTCGGACGTCTCCAAATGCCAGGTGGCCGCGGGCCAAACCGTCGATCCCGACTCTGCGGACTGCCGGCTGACGCCCGCCGCGGCGGCCGGGTTGAAGCCAAACGACACGATTACTTCCTTCGACGGCAAACCCGTCACCAGCTGGGAGCAGTTGACGGAGTGGATCCGCGCCTCTGCCGGCAGGGAAGTAGCCATCACCGTGCAGCGGGACGGCAATCCCGTGTCCACCACAGTGACCCCCGTCCTGTCGGCGCGGCCCGTGATGGGAAGCGACGGACGGCAGGCCACCGATGCTGCCGGCAACCTCCAGTACCAGGACGTCGGATTCCTCGGCATCGGTGCGCAAACGGCGTTGGTGGCCCAGCCGGCGTCGTCCGTCCTGCCCATGGCGGGGGAGAACATCCGCCAGGTGGCCGGCGTTGTCTTCAATCTGCCGGCCCGTGTGGTGGGAGTGGCGAAGGCAGCCTTCAGCGAAGAGCCCCGCGACCCCAACGGCCCCATCAGCGTGGTGGGCGTCGGCAGGGTGGCGGGCGAGGTGGCGGCCATGGAGGCCGTACCGCTGCAGTCCCGGGTGGCTACGCTTGTTGGCCTGCTGGCCGGACTGAACTTTGCGCTTGCCGTGTTCAACCTGATTCCGCTCCTGCCGCTCGACGGCGGCCATGTTGCCGGGGCCCTGTATGAGGGCATTCGGCGCCGGGTGGCAAAGCTCCGCGGACGGCCGGATCCCGGAGCGTTCGACATCGCCAAGCTGCTTCCCGTCACGTACGTGGTTGCAGCGCTGCTGATGGGGATGAGCGCGCTGCTGATCTACGCAGACATCGTCAAGCCCGTCAATCTCTTCGGATAGTCATTCAGTTTCGGCTGACTCCGAAAAATCAGCCAAATGCGATTGATCATACGGGATCAACCGCCTATGGTTGATGAATGTTCGTCATGACCATTGACCAACGCGGAAGCACCGGCGACCAGGACCGGGTTCCGTCCTTCCTTGCACAGGTTGCCCGCCTCGAACTCCCGGGGCCGGCGCACCCGGTGTTCGAACGTTCCGTCGGGGACGAGGTGCAGGGGGTGGTGCGGGAGGCTTCCGCCGTGGTGGAGATAGCACTGCACGCGCTCCGCGAAGGGCGCTGGTACGTGGGCATCGGCGTCGGCAGCGTTTCGCTGCCGCCGGATGCCAGTCCGCGGGAAGGGACCGGGACTGCTTTTGTTGCCGCCCGCAGGGCGGTTGAACACGCCAAAAGCGCCGGTTCCCAGGTGCCGTTGTCGGTGGTGCCCGGCATCATGGCGGGGGAGGCCGGCAGGGGCGTTCCTGCGGAGGAGGGGGTCCAGGCGTGTGCCAACGCGGAAGCAGTGCTCCGGTTGCTCGGCCGGCTTGTCCAGGACCGCACGGAAGCCCAGTGGCGGGTGGTGGATGCCCTGCGCCGCCTGGGTGCTGGTGGCCAGGGCCCGGGCCGGCATGGAAGCCAGAAGCAGGTGGCCCGTGAACTTGGAATCTCGGAGCAATCGGTGAGCCGAACCGTGCTTCGGTCCGGCTGGCAGGAAGAATGGGCAGCCAGGCCGGCAGCCTCCATGCTTCTTGGTTACGCCGACTCGCAGATTACCCAGGCACTCAACGACGGCCAGGCATAGGAGTGTCCAGCATCTGAAGGAGCCGGACGGCCGGATCGAAGACAACCCCAATGAAGGAGACAGGTGACCGCACTTTGGGTGGCAGTGGCGCTGGTGGTGGCTGGCTTTGCCGGCTGGCCGGTCACTGCGCTGGTGTTCAAGCTGGCCCGGACCATCGACGACAAAGCCGATGCTGCCAAGGCCGCGGAGGAAGCCCGCAGGACGGAACAGGACCCCTCTGCCGACGTCACCGTGGACGATCCTTCCCCCATCGCCAGCCGCGGGGAACCGGGCAGGGCCACATCCCCGGACGCGGTCACGGCCCCTGATGGGCCGGTTGATGCTGCCGGCAGGCCGGCCGGCCAGGCAGTGGACGGTGAGCTGACCGCCCCTGCCGCCGGGCCGGCGTCGGGCGGGCCGGCTGCCGGACCCGCGCTGCCCAGCCAACGCATCCTGCGCGGCG
Protein-coding regions in this window:
- a CDS encoding MarR family transcriptional regulator, giving the protein MFVMTIDQRGSTGDQDRVPSFLAQVARLELPGPAHPVFERSVGDEVQGVVREASAVVEIALHALREGRWYVGIGVGSVSLPPDASPREGTGTAFVAARRAVEHAKSAGSQVPLSVVPGIMAGEAGRGVPAEEGVQACANAEAVLRLLGRLVQDRTEAQWRVVDALRRLGAGGQGPGRHGSQKQVARELGISEQSVSRTVLRSGWQEEWAARPAASMLLGYADSQITQALNDGQA
- a CDS encoding site-2 protease family protein, translating into MTPVLLFILGVVFVALGIAVSIALHEVGHLVPAKLFKVRVTKYMIGFGPTLWSRRRGETEYGVKAVPLGGYVSMIGMYPPNKDDGSVRPSSTGMFQTLATEARSMAHEEVGPGDEHRVFYRLPVWKKVIVMLGGPAMNMILGVLLTAVLLMGFGIATATTTISDVSKCQVAAGQTVDPDSADCRLTPAAAAGLKPNDTITSFDGKPVTSWEQLTEWIRASAGREVAITVQRDGNPVSTTVTPVLSARPVMGSDGRQATDAAGNLQYQDVGFLGIGAQTALVAQPASSVLPMAGENIRQVAGVVFNLPARVVGVAKAAFSEEPRDPNGPISVVGVGRVAGEVAAMEAVPLQSRVATLVGLLAGLNFALAVFNLIPLLPLDGGHVAGALYEGIRRRVAKLRGRPDPGAFDIAKLLPVTYVVAALLMGMSALLIYADIVKPVNLFG
- the dxr gene encoding 1-deoxy-D-xylulose-5-phosphate reductoisomerase, with amino-acid sequence MQPRRVVLLGSTGSIGTQAIDVVDGAPHLFEVVALSAGGGNLELLARQAVHTGAAAVGIASGDPGRLEGLIRDAAAAAGRPEYRPEIVAGPDASARIAAVEADVVLNGITGSIGLAPTLAALKSGATLALANKESLIVGGSLVKAAARDGQIVPVDSEHSAIAQCLRSGTADEVDKLILTASGGPFRGRSRDELHDVTPQQALAHPTWDMGMMVTTNSATLVNKGLEVIEAHLLFDIPLDRIDVVVHPQSIVHSMVQFVDGSTIAQASPPDMRLPIALGLGWPARVPKAASPCDWTQAATWTFEPLDAEAFPAVGLAKDAARQGSTFPAVFNAANEEAVTAFHDGRIRFTDIVDTVDSVLSEHSGSSGLTVDSVLDAESWARARAHERLAVRSL
- a CDS encoding lipase maturation factor family protein; amino-acid sequence: MDWLTWFDAPEYEFARQVLQRGVAALYFVAFLSTLNQFPALLGERGLLPVPEFLAAFTRLRRPTLFRWRYSDRLLRGVCAGGLVVSALLVAGIPQAGPPWVPMIAFLALWLLYMSIVNVGQTFYGFGWEMLLLEAGFTVAFLGSNHTEPPRTILILIVWLVFRLEFGAGMIKIRGGREWRDLTALYYHHETQPMPGPLSRQAHLLPKPLHRIEVVGNHIAQLVVPFLLFAPQPVAGVAAGVVVVTQLWLVASGNFAWLNWMAIVLAFAAVSDPVAHAVIPAIPADWDAATGGRQETPLWWLAITLAASALLLALSYWPLRNLFSRRQLMNASFNRWQLVNAYGAFGTVTKQRIEIVVEGTLDDDPDDDPEWREYGFKGKPGDVRRIPRQWAPYHLRLDWLMWFLPLRSVHEEWFYAFLAKLLAADRQMLRLLRHDPFDGAAPHWVRVRSYHYRFATRKEFRETGNRWVRTLLYEPIPPTSLRRSPGR